From a region of the Haematobia irritans isolate KBUSLIRL chromosome 4, ASM5000362v1, whole genome shotgun sequence genome:
- the LOC142233945 gene encoding uncharacterized protein LOC142233945 isoform X1, with protein sequence MKICQWLNLISRSVPQCMRLKCWSIESWCGRKFSHQLCTGSLNALLNNGSALNIMQSTNRHSAEILSVPNDFEPEMGPSTSMATGQTTAAQEQQHHLSAANISQNTSPQQNQSQQASNTAASTPRHNVLCVQQNIPPSLPWGYLALYPYKPRKNDELELKKGCVYMVTERCLDGCFKDKNWKDVSGIFPGNYVTPLTATNA encoded by the exons atgaaaatttgtcaatggtTAAATTTAATAAGTAGGTCTGTTCCCCAATGTATGCGGTTAAAATGTTGGTCAATTGAAAGTTGGTGTGGAAGGAAATTTTCCCATCAATTATGTACAG GTTCACTAAATGCTTTATTAAATAATGGCAGTGCCTTAAATATTATGCAAAGCACAAATCGACATTCAGCTGAAATCTTAAGTGTTCCAAATGACTTTGAACCCGAAATGGGACCAAGTACTTCAATGGCTACAGGTCAAACTACAGCAGCCCAAGAGCAACAACATCATTTATCAGCTGCTAACATTAGTCAAAACACTTCGCCGCAACAAAATCAATCTCAGCAGGCATCAAACACTGCGGCATCAACACCGCGCCATAATGTTTTGTGTGTGCAACAGAACATCCCACCTTCTTTGCCTTGGGGCTATTTGGCTTTGTACCCATACAAACCACGAAAGAACGATGAATTGGAATTGAAAAAAGGTTGTGTTTATATGGTAACTGAAAGATGTTTGGATGGCTGCTTTAAAGACAAGAATTGGAAAGATGTGAGTGGAATATTTCCGGGAAACTATGTGACACCCTTAACAGCAACTAATGCATAG
- the LOC142233945 gene encoding E3 ubiquitin-protein ligase SH3RF3-like isoform X2, with the protein MRLKCWSIESWCGRKFSHQLCTGSLNALLNNGSALNIMQSTNRHSAEILSVPNDFEPEMGPSTSMATGQTTAAQEQQHHLSAANISQNTSPQQNQSQQASNTAASTPRHNVLCVQQNIPPSLPWGYLALYPYKPRKNDELELKKGCVYMVTERCLDGCFKDKNWKDVSGIFPGNYVTPLTATNA; encoded by the exons ATGCGGTTAAAATGTTGGTCAATTGAAAGTTGGTGTGGAAGGAAATTTTCCCATCAATTATGTACAG GTTCACTAAATGCTTTATTAAATAATGGCAGTGCCTTAAATATTATGCAAAGCACAAATCGACATTCAGCTGAAATCTTAAGTGTTCCAAATGACTTTGAACCCGAAATGGGACCAAGTACTTCAATGGCTACAGGTCAAACTACAGCAGCCCAAGAGCAACAACATCATTTATCAGCTGCTAACATTAGTCAAAACACTTCGCCGCAACAAAATCAATCTCAGCAGGCATCAAACACTGCGGCATCAACACCGCGCCATAATGTTTTGTGTGTGCAACAGAACATCCCACCTTCTTTGCCTTGGGGCTATTTGGCTTTGTACCCATACAAACCACGAAAGAACGATGAATTGGAATTGAAAAAAGGTTGTGTTTATATGGTAACTGAAAGATGTTTGGATGGCTGCTTTAAAGACAAGAATTGGAAAGATGTGAGTGGAATATTTCCGGGAAACTATGTGACACCCTTAACAGCAACTAATGCATAG